A window from Candidatus Methylomirabilis sp. encodes these proteins:
- a CDS encoding formate dehydrogenase accessory sulfurtransferase FdhD: EDVGRHNALDKIRGEAMLREIETAGRILLSTGRISSEMLRKGAHMGIPFIISRTSPTSLSVEGAKRLGIALIGYVRGDGFNLYSHPERMTYSRHARVTVQPA, from the coding sequence CCGAGGACGTGGGCCGGCACAACGCCCTGGATAAGATCCGAGGCGAGGCGATGCTGCGCGAGATTGAGACCGCCGGGCGGATCCTCCTGAGCACCGGGCGCATCTCCTCCGAGATGCTCCGGAAGGGCGCCCACATGGGGATCCCCTTCATCATCTCGCGCACCTCGCCCACCTCGCTCTCCGTCGAGGGAGCCAAACGCCTGGGGATCGCGCTCATCGGCTACGTCCGGGGGGACGGTTTCAACCTCTACAGCCATCCCGAACGCATGACCTACTCCCGCCACGCCCGGGTCACCGTCCAACCGGCGTGA
- a CDS encoding PilZ domain-containing protein, producing the protein MAEAADRRGAQRRACVLQVRYLTLPGRGRRASRSWRKGFCLNCSAEGLLLQLPQLLPPGTSLRLEIYLPAGAAVVACAARVRWNEITAPTPQPGDPFRHGALFTAITPGGKATLETLAAAAGARPPGAHPS; encoded by the coding sequence ATGGCTGAGGCGGCCGACCGGCGCGGGGCACAGCGGCGGGCCTGCGTCCTGCAGGTCCGCTACCTCACCCTCCCGGGCCGCGGCCGCCGCGCAAGCCGCTCGTGGCGCAAGGGATTCTGCCTGAACTGCTCCGCCGAGGGCCTGCTCCTCCAGCTCCCCCAGTTGCTCCCTCCCGGCACCAGCCTCCGCCTGGAGATCTACCTCCCGGCGGGTGCCGCGGTCGTCGCCTGCGCCGCTCGCGTCCGGTGGAACGAGATCACCGCTCCCACGCCCCAGCCAGGGGATCCCTTCCGGCACGGCGCCCTTTTCACCGCCATCACCCCGGGGGGGAAGGCCACCCTGGAGACGCTCGCCGCAGCGGCCGGCGCACGACCCCCCGGCGCGCATCCCTCCTGA